aaccaaaccaaaacttaaaaaaaaaaaaaaaacataaacataaaacatTAAACCTTAAAACACAATAAACATTCATGAAAAGAacctgtctctctctctctctgtctctttctctctctgtcgcAAATCACAATTTAAAAGAAACGCACTATTTCCTAGTTCCTTAAGCAAGAGGGAAGGAAGGAAACCCTAGTTGATAATGGGGGATTTGGAGAAGCAAGAGagagttgttgttgttggggttGGGGttgagaagaaagaggaagcagaggaagagagagagaggtttttggAGGGAATGGCGGTGTTGGATTTCGATATGCTTTGCTCAACGGTGGCGTTGCGCACTCAGCAAGGAAAATGGAGGAGCTATGAGAATGTttcagaggaagaagaagaaggaggaggagaaggaggTGGGGTCTTTAGGATGTGGGAAGGTCAAGTTCTTGATTGCTTTGAAGATCGTCGTATCGCTCTTGAATCAGCTTGGTAAGTCagtctctttatttttcttttttggtttttgttttttggaaaaggGTTTTAAGGGtctttttgttttgatggaaaatGGATTCCTAGAAAACGTTTTTGTTTTGTCCTTTTTGGGTGTTTGAAGAGACGCTAAATTAACAAttttgtggtttaaaaagtaCCGATAATGGAAAAGTTTGACAGAAAATTATGCCCTGAAAGCGATTTTGGGTCTTTTGGGTGTTTGAAAAGAggctaaaatagcaattttgtaatttaaaagaagagctaatggaaaattttgatatttgatttttagtttttggggggggatgtgtgtgtgtgtgtatatatatatatatatttttttttttttgggtaggatTTGGGGGAGATATTATTCATGGGTTgctttgggtttttgtttttgagctgCCCAAGTTCTGGGATTTCTGAGATTAATATGAGAGTAattaaatgattatttttatttattttgtattttgagtATATAGTGTTTgatttaataatttgtttttgttttctggatTGGATAAGGTTCCTGACTTTTAGATTTATTTGcatctctctctgtctctgtctctgtcttcCTCTCTCTCCTGACGTTGAGCTATATGGTTTTGTTTTAGTCGAATAAAGTAATAAGTCTATCAATTTAATTCTATTTATGAatcatacacacaaaaaaaatttccttttgtgGGTTAGTTTCTTGTTCTTTTAGTTTGTTTCTGTGCAGGGAAAAACTGAAAAAAGTGGGCAGATTAAAAGCTTTGCTATTTATGTtgtacttttagcttcttgaaATGGCATAGTTACTGTTAGGATGAGATTTTGCTATTACGGATTGTGGACtgtttctttgttgtttgactGCTTTTGAACTAATCTGGTAATTtcgttatgattgtgtgtgtgaTAGTGTATTTGATGGTGCAGTTGTCCATGCTATAGATTTGGAAAGAACATGAGACGAGCTGGTTTTGGTTCATGTTTTCTTCAGGTAAATTTGCTGACtgcttcaaaacaaaaatagcaGTCatggaaataatatttaaatattagtgTTATGATTTCAGGAGCGTGAGGCAAGTCATGTTGACATTATTTGCACTTTTCTTTACTCATCCAATTGAATTATTGTCCATTTGTGTACTTTGAGCttctaaatttgtttttggtttttccccttttcttttgTGGGCTTCTGAATGTATTATTCTTTCAATGAATTctaaatttttctattttcttttgcaGGGAatggtttatttaattttcactgTTGGTGCCCTTTTCAACTGGATTGCCTTTATTGTCACCAAGCATCATTCCTTTCTATATTTGGCAGTTGCTTTTACCATTTCCATAGGAGCATATTTGGGTTTTTTCCGTACGcaaataaagaagaaatttaACATTAGGGTGAGCACCTTTTTTCCCCTGTAATTAGCCTCACTAAATGCTAGATTTTggcgtatatatatatacacactcacACTCCCATATTCTTGTCACCATTGCAATCATGTTATCAGTTGTGTAATGGTTTATAAACATCCACATTGTCACCATCAGCAGGAATTTTTAGTTCCAAATGATCAATAATTAGGAAAGTAGGATTTATCTTTACAAAATAGTTCAGCATGCAAAAGCTTCAGAGGCTGTAGAAACATACTACAGCTTTAACTGTCAAGTATAGTAGGTGTGTATTGATTcatgaaaatgaatgaattggGGTCTGAATA
The sequence above is drawn from the Castanea sativa cultivar Marrone di Chiusa Pesio chromosome 5, ASM4071231v1 genome and encodes:
- the LOC142636666 gene encoding uncharacterized protein LOC142636666, with amino-acid sequence MGDLEKQERVVVVGVGVEKKEEAEEERERFLEGMAVLDFDMLCSTVALRTQQGKWRSYENVSEEEEEGGGEGGGVFRMWEGQVLDCFEDRRIALESACCPCYRFGKNMRRAGFGSCFLQGMVYLIFTVGALFNWIAFIVTKHHSFLYLAVAFTISIGAYLGFFRTQIKKKFNIRGNDSSLDDCIYHLICPCCTLCQESRTLEMNNVNDGTWHGRGDTICIGGFGEGSKALFDLQPPQNVVSTKSPQPCSMQKGTSGSDQSST